TTATTTTTACTCTCTATATGGCTAATATCTTTATTACAGACGGCTTTTAAGTCGACAAGTTACTTAGGTGCCAATGTTGAAGCGTTTATACTGGGTGGATTGACAATCGCTTTATTTTCTTTCTTCATTTTTTGGCTAATTCGAATTAGAACATCAAAGCGCTTTAAGCATGTTACAAGACACAATAATAACAATTAAACGCTCATTAAGGAGTGTTTTTCGGGTAGTAGTTAGCTAGACTTGTTTAGTTTTATTTTATTGTTGTATATTAAGTACACATAAATGAGCATCCACCATAATAGAGTGAATGCTCATTAACTAGTTATTATGCTTAACTCGATATTGTAACCAGATAAAGTCATTTTTTAGTGTTTTATTTGTGATTAATACTAAATCTGTTGGATGTTGATCGTCCTCTAAATCTAAGGACTCGAATAGAGTAGGTGTCTTAAATCCGCCTATAATCCTCGGATTGATAATTAGATTAATTTCATCAACCATGCCGTCCCTAAGTAAGGCTCCTGCTAGTTTACCACCTGAAGTATGGAGTAGTTCAGTAATACCACAGTGTTCTTTAAGTTTTTTAAAGGCTACTTTTAAGTCGACGCGTTCTTTACCTGCTATTAAATAAGGAACCTTGTTTTGCTGTAGGAAATATAAGTAGTCAGCAGGTACCTGTGACGTTACTAAGTGTAATCGTTGTTGGTTGTTTGGATCCTTTTTAAACGTTCTGATTCTGCCACGACCATCTACGATAATATTCCATCGATTCTTTTTCTTTATATTCTGTTCGTTAAAAAAATCTTTATAGAGTCTTGAAGCGTCTCCCTCGTAATGCGGGAGCGGTTTTAATGGTTCATCTTTTTTTATATAGGAATAGCTACCCAACATGTCAGCTTTAGGGTGATGAAGCATTCTGATTTTCTCTTCAATTTCAGTCCAGGGATGCTCTTCAAATTGTCTTGAATCTTCTAATTCATCAATTAGTGTTCGGTTAGGACCAAGGGCAATTCGCCCATCTACAGAAGGTGATACTAATATAATAATCTTAGGTCTATCCAATTGAATACCTCCTTATATATTTTGTATATGCTCTTGATTTAAATTTGTCCGCCTATTACCAAAGGTTACTAATAGTTATAAGAATCAACATAGTGTACAGTAAATCACTTAAATGATGTAGATTTATTTGTTATAATAAGAATAGTTACAGTAGAAACCATCAATATTGAAACAATGTTGAATAATTTACTAAAAAAACGTTCATTATGAATAAGTAAAGGAGGAATGATAAATGATGGAACAAGATCCAATGAGATTAAATCCTGTTATGTTGTTAAGTATTGTAAACATGAAACTTAGAGATGAATTTAAGCATCTAAACGAATATTGTGAGGATGCTAATCTATCACCGGAAGAAATAAAGGAAAAGCTTAAAACAACAGGTTATGAATACAATGAAGAAAAGAATCAATTTATTCGTAAATTATAAGGAAATTAAACTAAACAACACTTTATATAACCGATATTTATGTTAAAGACCGCCTATTCAGGTGGTCTTTTTACAGTTTACAACTTATGCATCCAGTCTGATAAATTCTGATACCAATTATCTGTAAGACCACTATGTCCAAGGCCTTCTGTTATATGGACCTGACAGTTTGGATTGATCGATTGTAGCTGATCAAAGAATGGTTTGACATCGCGAAATTTACAATTTCGATCCTCAGTACCATGGAAAATAAGAATGGGAATATCGCTTAATGTGTGTATATGTTCTTCTTGATTGTAATCAATTCCACCGAAGTAGCGACCTATACTACAATGACCGGATATACTAATCAACCGATTATATAGAGAAGGAGCCTGATTATAAACATGATAGACACCATAACCGCCCATTGAAAATCCACAGAGTGTGATATCATCGATTTTGTATAGAGATGATATTTTCTTAGTAATTTCAATGACATCTAAATAGGATTCTTCTGTACAATAGAAGTGTGACGTCCCTCTTGCATAGGGTGCTAACACTATGTAGTGTTCTTCTTCTGCAAACCTTAATAACTGGGTTGCATTTTTTAATGATGTATCATCTGAACCACTTCCATGTAAGTATACAATTAACTTAAGTTTTTCGTTATTTATATGTGTAG
This Haloplasma contractile SSD-17B DNA region includes the following protein-coding sequences:
- a CDS encoding DUF4250 domain-containing protein; amino-acid sequence: MMEQDPMRLNPVMLLSIVNMKLRDEFKHLNEYCEDANLSPEEIKEKLKTTGYEYNEEKNQFIRKL
- a CDS encoding RibD family protein, with amino-acid sequence MDRPKIIILVSPSVDGRIALGPNRTLIDELEDSRQFEEHPWTEIEEKIRMLHHPKADMLGSYSYIKKDEPLKPLPHYEGDASRLYKDFFNEQNIKKKNRWNIIVDGRGRIRTFKKDPNNQQRLHLVTSQVPADYLYFLQQNKVPYLIAGKERVDLKVAFKKLKEHCGITELLHTSGGKLAGALLRDGMVDEINLIINPRIIGGFKTPTLFESLDLEDDQHPTDLVLITNKTLKNDFIWLQYRVKHNN